The genomic interval TGGATGACTATCAAGGATGGTTGAAAGGCTAGCTAATGAATACTAATTTGAGGTAAACTTATTTTTGCCTTCTCAGTCAGAGTGACCccattttaatttgttgttttggaGCAGCTTATGCTGATTATCTGGCTGTTAGGCTATTCTTGCATAGTTATATGCATTTGTAACATATCGAAGCTGTTCTTGCTACTGTCATCCCATCTGTAACATATATCTGGTTGTTAGGCTGTTAGGATATTGTTGCATTAAACTTCTCTGAATGATGTCATTGCAGGCACCGGGGGCTGTACTTATGCTGATCTAATTGTAAGTTTGTATGTCATACCATATTCGTCAGGCTCAGAAACCAAAGATGGAAATGCTATGTTCAAGTTTATGGCACTTAGGCTGTATTTCTCATTTTTCAGTATGTTGGCATCGAAgtatgttctcttttttttctggatttatTTCTGGTGCTTTGAAGCATCGGCTTGGCTCAATTTGAGAACTTGCAATGCATGTGTGTGAATGTCTATGGATTTTCGGTGACAACTTGGAATGCATGTGATGTTAGTTTGAAACTTTTAGTGCAATGGGCTGAAACTGGAGACATATATATTGCATGTATACAGTTCTGTTTTTCCAgaggcatggctagcaaatcctaggggaaattattttttttttctagatgtaAGCTCACCACTGACGGTTCATATTGCaaaagccgtcacaggtgaccatACCAGTGACGGCTTTGCACATACATGTCATCACAAGTGACACACCTGTGACGTTTTTTACTCTCTGAGCCATCACAggtgagtcatctgtgacgggttgcAAAATGGCATGGGTTAGCGCAGACACTTACCTCTGACGGGTCGTAGAGTTCtaacccgtcagaggtgactgTCATCAGTGACGGTCTtccacccgtcaaaggtgaccgAACTCACCAGTGACCAATGATCACTGACCAAGCCTAAagccgtcaaaggtgagggtttggGCCCATCACTGGTGACCTTGTCCAGTGTAGTGAACTTATATGTACCTCTTTTACTTCATTATCTATTAATCGAAAGGACAGAtctccttccccccccccccccccgccccccctcGCCCTAattgttcataaaaaaatagaggaaaaaCCATTAATGTTTTCGGTATTTGATCAATTAGCAGTCACactattatttgattttaaatatttgtttaaCCAAAGTGAGCATTATTTAGGAAAAATAACAAGTTGGATCACACACTTCTCAACATGTACTTTAATTACTTTATCTAACTGTGCTCCACATCCCTAATTTGACATTGTAATTTCACATGAGATTCACATGCCCTTGAACACAACCCGCATCTAAGGGCAACATCAAATTTCTAGCTATTTGCATGAAAAGAGGATAAAATAAGTTGGActtgatttttaaataataataccATTAAGATGAAGGTATAGGTTTAATTTTCTTCAGATAATGAAATTACAGATGGCCTCTGCATCGACTAGCTAGGGATGCACACCACCTAAAAAAACGAAGACAAACATGAACATATCGTGTTGCCTTGCAGCAACTCACGCACATGTAACTATGTCCAATACATAATATTATGCACCTACTCCAGAACAACGTCTTTAAGAAGAATTTGACCATGTCTACCACTACCATCCAATAATATAATAGAGCTGGATTTTCATCCAAAACCTGAAATGAACTGATATATAACATTACCTCAATAAGTTTAATCTGAAGCAAAACGTACCCTTCATAAAGATAACGGTATATATAAATCAACCTTCTTATATCTCCAAACAAACTAATTAATAGTAGCATCCAAGCATGGCTCTAATTAATGTACCAATTGAGTTGTTCTTGATAAAAGTAGAATAAAGCACACCAGCGATACGTACTAAAACTTGCgaggttggaaaaaaaaacaaagcaattAATATGTAAACTGTACTAAAACCATAAAACCCGCAAAGGTTTCAAATCATGTATGTCGCCTTTCTCTGTGATACCTTCAAGCAAAAATATGTATAGTTTTTGAATTTGTGTTGGAATGAATGCACCAAATTTTGCACCAAcaaaccttttgttttttttctctctccgtttcacaatgtaagactttctagcattgtccacatacatatagatgttaataaatataaacacatacatatgtctagattcattaacatctaaatgaatatgtgcaatgctagaaagtcttacattgtgaaacggaggaagtaccagaCAACTAATAGAGGAATAAAAATACGTACCATAGTAATATATGTATGCCTTAATAATGTTATGGTAGAAGATGaactatgtttttctttttacagtCGAGTTTTGAATATTTAGATCAATCATATACCATTAGTGTATTTGTTTCTTTGTCAGCTTGTACATGAATACCGGCCTGGAACAGCAACTGTAGCTTCATTATGGCCTTCTTAAAGAAACTAGTACTCCCTTCATATACACCCTGCTCTTCTTTACATACACTCTCTTTGAAGCAGCATTCCCAAGGACCAAATCATAAACCACTCATGACCTAATCACCACATCTTTTTTTGCCCTCATCACTACCCCTCAGGCTCCAAGGCTCCAagcctcttcttttttttttctcccctcctcctcttcctcctcctcactccTTTTTACCACTACCACTTTGCACAAATCCACTACCCCacctctccctttctctttctcAGTGACTGTTCCACTGTCCTGCCTTTTGCCATCTCTCCACATctccttttccctctctctcttcatgtcctcttctttcctcttctcttgTTGATCACACCAGAACCACCACTGCTATaactctcctcttcctcttccaccaccaccaacaccacaATATATGGTCCTCTACTATCTTAATTCTAGAAGTGTATGATCAGTTTGATCCAAGAAGTGGTAGAGAGTAGTTGGTGTTGTATTCTCTTCCATTGATCATTGAGCTAAGCTATAgctgtagcagcagcagcagcgacaaCCTCCCATAGCTTTGATCTTGCAATGCTGCAAAGGAACCTGCCGAATCTCTCCCTCCGGATAAGCCCTCCGGCcgtctcgtcggcggcggcgccggtatCCTCCGGAacaccgacgacggcggcgaggacgactcTGCCGACCGGAGTGATTACAGACGCAGAAGGAGGAGGCGAAGTAGCAGCGTTCTTTGGAAACCCTAGCTCCGGCAGCGAGCCCCCCGGTCTGAGCCTGGGGCTCGggccgacgacgccggcgcacgcggacgccggcggcggccgccatggcgaCCACCACCTGCAGCCGCAGGGGTGCGCGCCGTTCAAGCGCGCGGCGGCCAGGGCGTCCCAGCTGCCGGCGGGCTCGAAGCGGAGCGTCCGCGCGCCGCGGATGCGATGGACCACCGCGCTCCACGCCCGCTTCGTGCACGCCGTCGAGCTCCTCGGCGGCCACGAGAGTAAGCGCCTAGCTAGCTCTACCTTATCTCACCATCACTGTGTCCTCTCGTAATGTGATCTGAATTCGTGCAGctacattttcttttccttttgccTGAGATAGTGAGATTGATCGATTGATTACTCCATTGTTTTGCGTGCTCAATTCTCACGAGCTCGTTCTTGgcgatgatcgatcgatctgcaggAGCGACGCCGAAGTCGGTGCTGGAGCTGATGAACGTGAAGGATCTGACACTGGCGCATGTCAAGAGTCACCTCCAGGTACGTGTATCACttggaaaaagaagagaaaaaagagaaaaaagaaagaaagaaagaaagagtggAGAGGTGATAAAAGGGAAGCTACTATTGCTACCACCATGCAAGGGAAAGAAGATGGTGAATCTTGTTGCATGATggcttctttttgttttttccacCACTTTTATGGGTGTTCTTACTATTGGTAACTACATGTGTACTTTGTCTCTGGTGAATCCCTGGGTCAAGTACTAAGTGACAAACAAACGGCATCTAGCTAACCAGGACAAGCCAGATATATATCCTTTAAACTAGTTACCACCTTAgcatatgtaattaattatacaAGCCATTTGGATCATGCAACACAAGACATGCACCTCATTGATCACTCACTCATCTACTGGTATGCAGATGTATAGGACAGTGAAGAGCACAGACAGATCATCCCACATTGCCTCAGGTATTCATGTAGCTCAATTTATTTCCATTAGAAAAAAAGCATATCATCCATTGATTGagaagtatatatacataccAGCTGTAACTAAGCTAAACATATATGCAGTGACCCCGGTGATTTATTCTAATGTACTGAAACGACTTCCAGCCTCTgcctaaaaaagaaaaaaagagattttGAGGGAGAGACGttcctccaaatattttttaagaaaaaaatgtgcGCATGTTAGAAATTAAACCTGCATACATTCATTTGCACTaaactatcaagtgcatctcgcCTCTACATCAACTAAGAATGCACTGCACGCGGCGGCTTAAATTGACCATTGCGCGCGCATTTGCAGGAGAggcgcagctgcagcagcaggcagGAATGGaggcggcagctggaggaggaggagatggtggtggtggtggggtggtgCTACCGATGATGCCGGCATGTGACGACATGGTTGGGATCTGTAGCTCCCCTGCGCCGCCTGCCGCAGCGACTAGTTCCGCTGCTGCCTACTTCCTctgcgcgacgacgacgtcaaCAGCAACTGCTCCACTGGCAGTAGTGCCATCGCCTCCTGCTCCAACCATTCCCACAAGGTCTGTTCATGTTCAATCCTGTGTCAGCTTCAGAACTTATTAATCTCTACTTCATGCATTTGCATTTATTTAACGGTGACCGCGCGCGCGGCTCTTCGTGTGCATATTCCACTGCTAAACTCGTTGATTATTAGGGTAAGAAAAATATGAGCGATTATTAAcatgttttttatataatgaAAATGGTCTACATCTCCGACCCCTGCCAATGAATATATAGCCAAATGAGCGATTATTAGCATTGTAAGGTTATTTGCGCATGTTGCACGTGCTTTACAATGGGAGCAATGTATCTCAATTCTGAACTTTGTCTACTCTTGAGATGACCACTTATCCTTTTATCTTTTCGAAACAATGTATATGTACAAGCCGCATATAGCTACTGACAAGAGGAAAAGGACACCGTTTTGCATGAAATATGCTGTTGTTTGaacgttcttttttttttccatatacaTTGGCAACAGTTCTCCCTAATTAAGTACTGTAcgtaattataaatatattatttgaagtttttttaaaagggaaaaaatatatcCTACTACACCCCAACCTGTGTTCGCTAGCTATTGTATATATAAGAACATGCaattaattgataaaaaaaagtacatgaGTGGGACTGTAGAACAAAGAATAACGACGTTTTCAACATATATGTCAATCCCAGCCTAGTATTATAACAAAATGTATTGAGTTCAATTCATGCTTGTGCATggtgtttgaactttgaaggaTGTCAAGTGGTTAATTATATTGAGTAGGAGTGCGCATAATCTACTTCGTCTTATGTGATGGTTTGGTTGATTTAGAACCTATAAGACACATATATAGTCAAACCTTTTCCAATTGCtaataaaagaaattaaatgcTATTGTTAAACTGGTCGCCCAAACAAAGCCTAcaataaagataaaatattttcatCCAATAAAAAACATGTTGTTCTGGATCAAGTATACTACTGGAACgacttgtttaatttttttccgttattagttatttaaatatttgactaattacatgcatgaaaatgttgtgtatatatacttttaatTTGTCTTGAACCTGGTTTCATAATGTTGTAGTTTTACTAGTTCTTTTTGTGGTTTACAACATAaagtaaggttaaaaattttctttggaAGACTGTTCATTAGCAGTGGCGTAGCTAGAATTTAAAGTAAAAGTGGTCCATCTATATGTAATATGTCAATTAAAAGGATGGTTCACTATACAATTTTTACTATATTAACTAGCACATATACtataattttaagtttttaggtGGTCCGTGGACCACAGTGCCACCTAGCTGGCTACGCCCCTGTTCATTAGTATTTAAAACTGGTACTTGAGGTAATGACCATTTTTGTCGTGATTTAgcaaatctatttatattacCACACATGTTGCGTATAGACAAAGCTGCCTTTAAGAAAAGATCAATGTCTACTAATTCTGCAGTCTTCAACTCTGATGATCTGATCAGATTGCGGCCAGTAGATTGCAttttggaagaaaagaaaagaaatagtaCATCGTCATGAATGCATGGTCGATGATGGCACTTAGACAGGGCCAATTACTTATATTAATCTCTGATCATGATGGTAAAAATGTCGTCCCTGATCAATCTGCTAGCTCCTCTCATGCatatatgcctttttttttcataagagTTCCAGTACGTTTAGCCCTTGTCAGTTTCGCCTGTTCTTCCATTCGACCGATTTCTGATAAATTTCATAGAAGCAGCTAATTAACTTGTGCATGCAGGCCGGCCGGCTAGCTCCTGCATCAGCATGCACTGAGCGACAACTAGTGTTTTTTCTGTAGCGCATATGTTTCCCTGCCGACCTCTTCCCCGTGTCGTCACCTTCCCATGCACGCTTCTCCTTGTCCGCGTCCACATGCATCGATCTCTCCTCCTCACTCGATCATAATGCCCCTGCTCCTGCACTTCGATACCTTAGCTTGTTCTTCTTGATCCCCTCTACACCGTACCCATCCCTCAATATCTCAtatatcctctctctctctctctctctctctctctctcaaacaaGAAGAGCTCGATGTTCCAGTCAAGTAGGAGAAATTAAGtgaaggccttgtttagattctaacttttttcttcaaacttctaacttttccatcacatcgaactttcctacatacacgaacttccaacttttccgtcacatcgttctaattttttcaaactttcgaTTTTgacatggaactaaacacaacctaagtgAAGTCCAGGCACAGTAGCCGAGGCAAAGAAGCTATACTAGCTAACTGTGGATGGATAGCATTTGAAGATCGATCGATTTATACTAGTacatgtacatgcatgcatgagcaaATAAAGTCATATAGTGTCAGATACGGAGGCCTCGCAACAGTGTTAGCTGCAATGCGTTTTTCTGAAGAGTTCCTGACCGGTGCCCGGTGGCCATGCATGCAAAAAATGGATCGGTTAAGTCAGTCAGTGTTCCAGGTTGTTGGGTGCATTGCATTGGTGGAGTAGGGACAGATCGAGCCAGGCATGTTCCCATATGCAACGCAACTGCCCAAGGGCATGACTGTTTCGTGAGATCTATATATATCACAGATTAAACAGTGTTGAGCTTTGCTAAGCAACAAAGAAATATGGCAGAGTGCTCGTTCATGTCTGCAATGATAAAGCATGCAGGTGAGATGTGAAGGGCTAGCTAGCTCTTGATTAGTTAGTTATACACTGCAGTGATCGATGGCTTAAACATAAGAGTACAGTAGCTGCTAGTACTGTCTTGTAGGTTTCATGAATGCATATATGGAGATGTTGATGTAGTAATACAGTCAATTTCAATGTTAAGAAATGTTTTGCTACATGGAATTGATAAGAGCTGCCTCGCTTTAACTTTTCTTGAGCACAGGAGGACTGACCAAACGCCAGTGCTGGAAAAGGGTGTCGCGATTGTTGACTCGTTGCACCGGTGTCAGAAGCATAACTACTCACCAGTGCTTCAAGATGCTCTTCATCAGGTACATATCTATGCATGCATCCTTGAGATCACAAGCATAAATGGGAAGAGTGTATTAACTAGCTCCACCATGGATGCACATCTTTGTTGACTTAACTAGAACTTCTGTTGAACTTCTTTGGACTACTATATAGCTTCTGACTGTAACTGTTTAAGTAGGCCCTGAAACAGTTCTAGTCAGTACTCCATTATCTGATCATAAATAGTTAGTAGTAGGGAATTGAAAGTGTACGTACTATCTCTATGTATAACATATCTCATGAATGtgttgtagtttttttttttagaacggaaTGTGTTGTAGTACAAATTCATCTTTTCTTAGGAGAGCATCAAGCATGCACATTTTCTTTCAGCAAAGTTTCACAAATCATGCATATATCTGCTGTCATGTGATGTGAATAGGGAGCTGAAGAAGATCATCTTATTACCGGGAACCTACCAATGGGAGGAGCATCAGCACAAGCGAGCATTGAGGCCATGGCGACTACCAACTCTTCAAGCCCTGCAAGCTCATCTCCATCACTTGCAAGCCTGGAGCAGCTGCTGCCTGAAGACTCGTTTGCGCCCAACCTGGAGATCTCCCTCGGGAGACAGAACTGGAACATGGACCATCCTGAAGAACTCAGCCTGAAATACCTGtgaaaaaagccaaaaaaaaagaggttttTCTCTCCTCTGGGTTTCACTCCACTAACCATTGATGATTGCTCGATCAGATCGTTGTGATGATGACTGAAAAATATATTCAGTAACCGCATCCATCCATTCGATGTTTTGCCTGAAATTTTTCTGCCCAAGCTCGCCAGagtgttctgaacttctgaattTCAGAAGCCCAATGTGCGGCTCGGCCCGTTTGCAATAAAAGCCCAATACATGTGGGAAGTGGACTTGCCTGTGTGAAGTAAGCAAAAGCGTCGGCTTGCAGGGGGAGTCAGATTCAGTAGtccgcggcgatggcgacgtggCAGAACAGTCCAGGATGCatctgtcgtcgccgtcgccgtcacgaGCCCACGGTAACACGACGACTCCACCCACCGGAATTTTCCGCTCCCCGCCGGCATGGGCACGAAACCGCGCGCCCACTgcgcagctagctagctcgtccTCCTATCAAGATCGCGCGCGTGTCTCAGATAGCTCCTCCCCCGCGTCCCTGCCGGCTTTCAGACCGCGGCCCCGGTGGGCGTTGCACTGTCTAAATTAAAGCGGCAAGAACGACATCCAGATGGCTGACCTGCTTCAATCCTGTGTGCCAAGAATGGCGTCACTAGGTTCCAATTGTTATTCTGCTAGGTCCCAGCAGCACTGACATGAGCACATCAGTGTGCTAGCTGCAAAAAAAACCCTATAAATTGTCCCGGTCGTCATACAAACGCCTCTCCAGACTCTGTTCGATCTTTGCTTTCATCAATCCACCTTGTTTGATCTCTGCTCTGAGTTCTGAAGAAACTGTGGTCGATCGGCGATCGGATCGATCGGGATCGATGTCGAGCCTGGTAGACATTTGGACGGTGGAACGGGAGAGGATCCGGGTCAGCGGCGCGCAGGCGTTCAGGACGACGGTGGCTTCGAAGCGAGGCTACACGGCTCGTTCTGACGACGGCCAGAACAAGCCTGACGGCGCGGCCGTGGAAACGGCTGCCAAGAAGCAGCAGGCCGCTGCCGTTGGTGGCGCGCCGGCGAGCGTGATCCAAGAAGACGCTTTCTTGTCCATCCTGATCGATTGCTTCGGCCAGTAGAGTAGGCTTAACTTGGCGTTACAGGGCACTCTCTCCATCGTAAAATAGCTACTATAcctttagctatgaatctgaaccTGGTGATTTCGACGGTCTCGTGTGATTTTTGTGTAAATCTTCTGAAATATCACTGCAGTACTGTCTGAATCCTGGAAGTCTCTGTAGCGAAAGCCCACTTTTCTTCAATCGAGATATGATGGTTTAGCGGTTCGAAGTACACGATCATGAGACGATTCGAGTGAAGGGGATTCTATAATTCATCGCCACCACTCGGTTAAATCAGATATTTTcatctttttcttgaaaaccagATATTTTGATCTGAGTGTTCTACTTGTTGATACGTGTGAAATATCTCGCTTCACTTCCAGGAAAGATATTTGCCTCCTTTACTGTTACTGACCAACACCAACACGTATCATAATTCAGAAACTCAGATCCAGAAGCTGATCGACAACTGACATACAAAAGATCTGATCTCTACGATGAAGCTGAGTAAATCGGGGgagtagaaattttttttttttggaataatcaTAGGAGGGGAGAGATTCTCCAcctagggcctgtttagttaaaaaaaaacttttaaaaaaaacatcatatcgaatttttggacatatatagcattaaatatagataaaaaaaactaattgcacagtttgcgtgtaaaccgcgagacgaatcttttgagcctaattaggccatgattaaccataagtgttacagtaacacatatgtgctaatgacggattaattagtctcaaaagatccgtctcgcggtttccaagcgagttatgaaattaattttttcattcgtgtccgaaaacctcttccgatatccggtcaaacgtccgatgtgacatcaaaaaattttcatttcatcaACTAAACAGTCCCTAAATCTTCCATTCATTATGAAAAAAGGGATTCAGGGTACAGGGTACCGACTCTGCCAGCGGTGAGCCATTACAGATGGTGAAGAAgtaaagaagaggaaaaaatgaTATTCCTTGTGGGGGAGTAAAAGCATTATCGTCAGCTCGTGGTAATTAACCAACGTTGAGTTAAAAACGTGCAAACCTTGTGTCGCAACAGCTGCAAAGGTGCACAAAATCACAAATACTAGTACAATTTCACGTGCCTCGGTGATTCTGAAACTATCGGCCATACCATTACCATTTACCAATACCATGGATCGATGTTCTCCAATGCTCCCGCAGTTTTGGCACACCGTTACTCCAACACAGTCCACAACAACGAGGTGCGCGACCACGACATGGCGTTCCTGCACCTCACGAAGCACAGTAGTACGATCCGATCCGGTTTGATCCCCCGGATCAAATACCACTCCACGCCCCGTCGGTTTAGCATCCCACCGCGGCATCTCCGCATCCGCTCGCCGGATCGCGGGAGCCCAACCGGTGGTATATCCACGCTGATTCCCCGCGCGCTGCTCGCTCGGGCACCCACCAGCCACACGATGGCCCCCAAGCCTCCCTCGAATCAGACCCGCGTCGCGCCGTGCCGTGCGCGTCACATGGCGCCGCGCGTGGCGTggtcctcctccagcccgaagCGGACAAAACGCCAATAAGAGAGGCGGGCGCGGCCGCGCGCACGGCGCCGAAACCACACGCAGCTTTCCTCGACTattcctcctcccgctccgcTCTCACATATCGCAACAACTAGACACGTAGCTTCGTCTTCCCGTCTCCCCACGGTTGCCGGAGCCGGAGTACGCGTATAAGTAGAGCTCCAACGCCGCGCGGTTAGCCAACGAAGCAACCAGTCAAGTACTACTACTCAACTGAGCTTTTCTTTGGAGTGTGTGTGCGAAGCTAGTGAATTCACTCAGCTAGCTCGGAGAGGCAGAGAGGAACAGACTAATCATTAATCAATGGCGGGCCTGGTTGGAGTTTGGCTGGGGGAGTTCGCCAAGATGGGCCGGggggcggcatcggcggccgACGCCGGGGTCGGCCGGCGAGCTCAGAGCGAAGGGGAGAGCTGCAAGAGTAAGGTTGGTGATGGTGTTGTGCAGGAGATCACGACGAGGACGAGGGACAGCAGCATCCTCCTCTCCGACTCCGAGGCCACCGTGTGCATGCTCATGGACCGCTTCGCCCCTGCCTGACGCCGCTCACTGGCCGCTGGGCTTTCGCCGGTAAAATGGATTGATGGAAGCGTGTACCGTGTATATAGTAGATACGTACTCTCTGTATATAACCACTTTGCCTTGCTATTTTGCATCAATTGTATCATATGGGTTGTAATCCTTCAAATTTGGAGTCGATTCATTGGTTAATATATGCAGCACTAGTGCTGGTTCTGATAACTTTTTGTCTGATGTCCCATCTGATTTCTCAACTGGCTTGCTATTGCCGTGAGCCCGTGACTACTCTttactctttcttttcttctttcttttttggcgGGGACTACTCTTTACTTGAACCTTGAACGTTTGGCCTTGTCAACCAATTCTCAGTGGCTTCTGTATGTAAATCTTGTTGGAAAGAAAGTATTAGGATCTTCtttgaatttttgtttgaatgATCTAATCCTGGGCATGATGAGTAACGTGCTATCCAAGAAGCTCTGTAATCAAGTAGCTGGCCTGAGTATCCAAGAAACCAAGAGCTTATAGGGTGGGTTGTGTCCATGGAGTAACTATTATCAAGGTTCACGTAAACCGTTCAGTAATAACTGTCCGGTTTACCAAACGACCTGCACTGCACCGATTGGATACGTCTGATTTTAATTAATGGGCCAGGAAGTCCAGGCTACCTCCAATCCGGCCCATTTAACTCCCAAAGCCCGCAACTAAAATCACGGCCCAATTTGAGCCCACAACGAAATCGAATTCTCTCCGTCTCCACTCTCCTCTACGCAACAAAAGCGGCGTAT from Oryza glaberrima chromosome 3, OglaRS2, whole genome shotgun sequence carries:
- the LOC127765612 gene encoding transcription factor LUX-like; this translates as MLQRNLPNLSLRISPPAVSSAAAPVSSGTPTTAARTTLPTGVITDAEGGGEVAAFFGNPSSGSEPPGLSLGLGPTTPAHADAGGGRHGDHHLQPQGCAPFKRAAARASQLPAGSKRSVRAPRMRWTTALHARFVHAVELLGGHERATPKSVLELMNVKDLTLAHVKSHLQMYRTVKSTDRSSHIASGEAQLQQQAGMEAAAGGGGDGGGGGVVLPMMPACDDMVGICSSPAPPAAATSSAAAYFLCATTTSTATAPLAVVPSPPAPTIPTRRTDQTPVLEKGVAIVDSLHRCQKHNYSPVLQDALHQGAEEDHLITGNLPMGGASAQASIEAMATTNSSSPASSSPSLASLEQLLPEDSFAPNLEISLGRQNWNMDHPEELSLKYL
- the LOC127767534 gene encoding uncharacterized protein LOC127767534 yields the protein MAGLVGVWLGEFAKMGRGAASAADAGVGRRAQSEGESCKSKVGDGVVQEITTRTRDSSILLSDSEATVCMLMDRFAPA